In Papaver somniferum cultivar HN1 chromosome 1, ASM357369v1, whole genome shotgun sequence, a genomic segment contains:
- the LOC113290949 gene encoding E3 ubiquitin-protein ligase UPL3-like gives METRSRKRAEASSAAPSSSSQQQQQTATTRASKRARLSTTTSSSSSVPPPPPSSIPTRSRQNSRSRDSSSVSASAAAPMDSTTESSGSGARRERRGKNQVVEREKDSDKGKEKEPEIRVRERERERERERERDAERSLGLSMDGGIDDDNDSDGAVGILHQNLTSASSALQGLLRKLGAGLDDLLPSSGMATSSSHQNGRLEKILSGLRADGEEGKQVEALTQLCEMLSIGTEDSLSTFSVDSFVPILVGLLNHESNADIMLLAARALTHLCDVLPSSCAAVVHYGAVSCFCARLLTIEYMDLAEQSLQALKKISQEHPTACLRAGALMAVLSYLDFFSTGVQRVALSTAANMCKKLPSDASDFVMEAVPLLTNLLQYHDSKVLEHASVCLTRIAEAFASSPDKLDELCNHGLVAQAASLISIANSGGGQASLSTPTYTGLIRLLSTCASGSPLGAKTLLLLGVSGTLKDILSGAGLDARLSVSPALTRPAEQIFEIVNLSDELLPPLPQGTISLPSCAHFSLKGSIGKKTPSGSSSKQEEVNGAVSEVSAREKLLREQPELLQQFGINLLPVLVQIYGSSVNGPVRHKCLSVIGKLMYFSSAEMIQTLISVTNISSFLAGVLAWKDPQVLVPALQIAEILMEKLPGTFSKMFVREGVVHAVETLIVSDSSSSALQASPAEKESDSVAGSATRSRRYRRRAAGSNAEGNSLEESKSSAPMNIGSPPATVEIPSVNSSLRATVSARAKDFKDKYFSADTGTEVGVTDDLLRLKNLCKKLNGRVDDQKSKAKGKSKASALRLLDVSDDSEEHLVGVMSELLAELSKGDGVSTFEFIGSGVVAALLNYFSCGTFSKDRASEANLLKLRQQALKRFKSFVAVALPTGFHDGSEVPMAVLIQKLQNALSSLERFPVVLSHASRSTGGNARLSSGLSALCQPFKLRLCRAQGEKSLRDYSSNIVLIDPLASLAAVEEFLWPRVQRSELTHKASGNTDPTAATGADVSSPSNSTPASSARRHSTRSRSSVTIGGSAKKDPPQEGNASSSKGKGKAVLRSSPDERRGPQTRNAGRRRAATDKDAQPKPAQADFSSEDEELDISPVEIDDALVIEEDDLSEDEDDDNEEEVLRDDSVRLCMAEKVHDVKLGDSTEDASATRDSQTTPAGSSHRASTLRGMESGDFRSGGSSFGTKGAMSFAAAAMAGLTSGSGRGLRGGRDRRGLPVGGASNDPPKLVFSAGGKQLNRNLTIYQAVQRQLVHDEDEDGDDRSNGSDFLSSDGNRLWNDMYTIMYQRAESQADRTSTGGSSSSATAKTVKAGSASNSSSEPSWQQISLFDSILQGELPCDLERSNPTYNILALLRVLEGLNQLAARLRVQTVSDNFSEGKISSLDELSTTGSMVPSAEFINNKLTPKLARQIQDALALCSGSLPSWCYQLTKACPFLFPFETRRQYFYSTAFGLSRALHRLQQQQGADGNGSTNEREVRVGRLQRQKVRVSRNRILDSAAKVMEMYSSQKAVLEVEYFGEVGTGLGPTLEFYTLLSHDLQKVSLGMWRSSTSSEKLAMEVDLDEKKSRSGDPGDAKKIEQDNATNGRDLVQAPLGLFPRPWPLNSDASDGNQFSKVIDYFRLVGRVMAKALQDGRLLDLPLSTAFYKLVLGQELDLHDILSFDSDFGKILQELQVLVCRKQHLEEVGSDGGIAVTDLRFRGTPIEDLCLDFTVPGYPEYILKPGEENVDITNLEEYVSLVVDATVKTGIMRQVEAFRAGFNQVFDISSLQIFSPHELDYLLCGRRELWKADTLVDHIKFDHGYTAKSPAIVNLLEIMGEFTSEQQRAFCQFVTGAPRLPPGGLAVLNPKLTIVRKLSSTASNTTSNGNGPSESADDDLPSVMTCANYLKLPPYSTKAIMYTKLLYAISEGQGSFDLS, from the exons ATGGAAACGAGAAGTCGTAAGCGGGCGGAGGCCTCCTCAGCAGCCCCTTCTTCATcatctcaacaacaacaacagacagCAACAACTCGTGCAAGTAAAAGAGCTAGattatcaacaacaacatcttcgtcttcatcagttcctcctcctcctccttcttcgaTCCCAACTCGTTCCCGCCAGAATTCACGCTCTCGAGATTCATCATCTGtatctgcttctgctgctgctccaatGGATTCAACCACTGAATCATCCGGTTCTGGTGCCCGCCGTGAACGGCGAGGAAAAAATCAGGTTGTTGAGAGAGAAAAAGATTCAGATAAAGGGAAAGAGAAGGAACCTGAAATTAGGGTTAGAGaaagagaaagggaaagagaaagagaaagggaaagagatGCAGAGAGGAGTTTAGGACTAAGTATGGATGGTGggattgatgatgataatgatagtgATGGAGCTGTTGGAATATTGCATCAGAATTTAACATCAGCTAGTAGTGCCCTTCAAGGGTTATTAAGAAAACTTGGTGCTGGATTAGATGATCTATTGCCTTCTTCTGGAATGGCTACATCTTCGTCGCATCAGAATGGaagacttgaaaagattttgtcTGGGTTAAGAGCAGATGGGGAAGAAGGAAAACAGGTTGAAGCATTAACCCAATTATGTGAAATGCTATCAATTGGGACTGAAGATTCACTTAGCACATTTTCTGTTGATTCATTTGTGCCTATTCTGGTTGGATTACTTAACCATGAAAGCAATGCTGATATCATGTTGCTTGCTGCTAGAGCACTTACTCATTTATGTGATGTGCTCCCATCGTCATGTGCTGCTGTTGTTCATTATGGTGCAGTTTCATGCTTCTGTGCTAGGCTTCTCACCATTGAGTACATGGACTTGGCAGAGCAG TCGCTTCAAGCTCTCAAGAAGATATCCCAAGAACACCCAACTGCTTGTCTACGTGCTGGTGCACTTATGGCCGTGTTATCATATCTTGACTTTTTCTCCACAGGAGTACAG CGAGTAGCGTTATCCACTGCTGCGAATATGTGTAAGAAACTCCCTTCGGATGCGTCTGACTTTGTGATGGAAGCTGTTCCTCTGCTTACAAACCTTCTCCAGTATCACGATTCAAAG GTTCTAGAACATGCCTCTGTTTGCTTGACTAGGATTGCAGAGGCGTTTGCATCCTCTCCTGATAAACTAGACGAACTCTGCAATCATGGTCTGGTTGCTCAAGCTGCATCACTGATTTCAATCGCTAATTCTGGGGGTGGTCAAGCATCCCTTAGCACGCCTACATATACG GGTTTAATCCGACTCCTTTCGACCTGTGCAAGTGGCTCTCCTCTTGGAGCAAAGACACTGCTCCTTTTGGGTGTAAGTGGCACTCTCAAAGATATTTTGTCCGGAGCTGGCCTAGATGCAAGATTGTCTGTTTCACCTGCTTTAACCAGACCAGCAGAACAG ATTTTTGAGATTGTGAACCTTTCCGACGAGCTTCTCCCACCACTGCCACAAGGAACGATTTCTCTGCCATCATGCGCTCATTTTTCACTCAAAGGATCTATTGGAAAGAAGACTCCTTCAGGCAGTTCTAGTAAACAAGAAGAGGTGAACGGGGCTGTTTCTGAGGTTTCAGCCCGTGAGAAGCTGTTGCGTGAGCAACCCGAGCTTCTGCAGCAATTTGGAATCAACCTCCTTCCTGTTCTCGTACAG ATCTATGGTTCCAGTGTGAACGGTCCAGTTCGCCATAAATGTCTGTCAGTTATAGGCAAACTGATGTATTTCAGCTCCGCAGAAATGATTCAGACTCTAATAAGTGTAACAAATATATCGAG TTTCTTAGCTGGTGTGCTCGCATGGAAGGATCCACAAGTTTTAGTTCCTGCCCTTCAGATAgctgaaattctcatggagaaaCTTCCTGGGACCTTTTCAAAGATGTTTGTTAGAGAAGGGGTGGTACATGCTGTGGAGACTCTTATAGTGTCTGATTCATCAAGCTCTGCTCTCCAGGCATCTCCCGCTGAAAAGGAATCTGATTCTGTAGCTGGATCAGCAACACGTTCTCGGCGTTATAGACGGCGCGCTGCTGGCTCGAATGCAGAAGGAAATTCCTTGGAGGAATCTAAGTCTTCTGCTCCCATGAATATTGGCTCTCCCCCAGCTACTGTAGAAATTCCATCGGTTAATTCTAGTCTTCGTGCGACAGTTAGTGCAAGAGCGAAAGACTTCAAGgataaatatttttctgctgacaCAGGCACTGAAGTTGGTGTAACTGATGACCTTTTACGCTTAAAGAATCTTTGCAAGAAACTGAATGGCCGTGTAGATGATCAAAAGTCTAAAGCAAAGGGTAAATCAAAAGCTTCTGCTCTTCGCTTATTAGATGTTTCTGACGACAGCGAGGAGCATTTGGTTGGTGTTATGTCGGAGCTGCTAGCGGAGCTTAGTAAAGGAGATGGTGTCTCCACATTTGAGTTCATCGGTAGTGGAGTAGTGGCAGCTCTACTCAATTATTTTTCTTGTGGAACCTTTTCTAAGGACAGAGCTTCAGAAGCAAATTTGCTGAAGCTGCGCCAACAAGCTCTTAAAAGGTTCAAGTCATTTGTAGCGGTTGCTCTTCCTACTGGTTTTCATGATGGGAGTGAGGTTCCAATGGCTGTCCTTATTCAGAAGCTTCAAAATGCATTATCCTCCTTAGAGCGTTTTCCAGTTGTATTGAGCCATGCATCTAGGTCAACTGGTGGTAATGCACGCCTCTCCTCAGGGTTGAGTGCATTATGCCAGCCTTTTAAGCTGCGTCTTTGCAGAGCTCAAGGGGAGAAATCTCTTCGTGATTATTCCTCAAATATTGTACTCATTGACCCACTGGCAAGTTTAGCAGCTGTGGAGGAGTTTCTTTGGCCCAGGGTCCAACGTAGTGAACTCACACATAAGGCTTCAGGGAATACTGATCCTACGGCAGCTACGGGAGCAGATGTATCATCACCATCTAACTCTACTCCGGCTTCATCTGCACGTCGGCACTCAACAAGATCCAGATCATCAGTGACCATAGGAGGTTCAGCCAAGAAGGACCCTCCGCAGGAGGGAAATGCAAGTTCTTCCAAAGGGAAAGGTAAAGCTGTTTTGAGATCTTCCCCAGATGAGCGAAGAGGACCCCAAACAAGAAATGCTGGACGTAGAAGGGCAGCTACAGACAAAGATGCACAACCGAAACCTGCTCAGGCAGACTTTAGTTCTGAG GACGAGGAGTTGGACATCTCTCCCGTGGAAATTGATGACGCATTGGTGATTGAGGAGGATGATCTGTCCGAGGATGAGGATGATGACAATGAAGAAGAG GTATTGAGAGATGATTCTGTCCGCCTATGCATGGCTGAGAAGGTACACGATGTGAAACTTGGAGATTCAACCGAGGATGCGTCTGCGACAAGGGATAGTCAGACCACTCCTGCTGGTTCTAGTCATAGGGCTTCCACTCTTAGAGGCATGGAGTCGGGTGACTTCCGAAGTGGGGGGAGCTCTTTTGGCACAAAGGGTGCAATGTCATTCGCTGCAGCTGCTATGGCTGGGCTTACCTCTGGTAGTGGAAGAGGATTAAGAGGAGGTAGAGATCGCCGTGGGCTTCCAGTAGGTGGTGCCTCTAATGATCCTCCTAAGTTGGTATTTTCAGCTGGTGGCAAGCAGCTTAACAGGAATCTGACAATTTATCAAGCTGTCCAGCGTCAACTTGTgcatgatgaagatgaggatggtGATGACAGGTCTAATGGGTCGGACTTTTTATCAAGTGATGGGAACAGGCTCTGGAATGACATGTACACTATTATGTATCAAAGGGCAGAAAGTCAAGCTGACAGAACGTCTACAGGAGGGTCATCTTCTTCTGCTACAGCAAAAACGGTGAAGGCTGGTTCCGCTTCTAACTCCAGTTCTGAGCCCTCATGGCAGCAAATCTCACTTTTTGACAGCATCTTGCAAGGAGAGCTCCCTTGTGATTTGGAGAGATCAAACCCTACCTATAACATACTAGCCTTGTTGCGTGTATTGGAGGGTCTGAACCAGCTAGCAGCCCGTCTACGAGTACAAACGGTGTCTGATAACTTCTCAGAGGGAAAGATTTCTAGTCTAGACGAACTAAGTACGACTGGCTCCATGGTTCCTTCCGCAGAATTCATCAATAACAAGCTTACGCCCAAATTGGCTCGGCAAATTCAGGATGCCTTAGCACTCTGCAGTGGTAGTCTTCCATCATGGTGTTATCAGTTGACCAAAGCTTGTCCATTCTTGTTTCCTTTTGAAACTAGGAGGCAGTATTTTTATTCAACAGCTTTCGGATTATCTCGTGCACTTCATCGGCTCCAGCAGCAACAAGGTGCAGATGGTAATGGCTCAACGAATGAAAGAGAGGTTCGGGTTGGGAGGTTACAACGACAAAAGGTCCGAGTTTCTAGGAATCGCATTTTGGATTCTGCTGCAAAAGTTATGGAGATGTATTCTAGCCAGAAGGCTGTGCTTGAAGTCGAATACTTCGGAGAGGTTGGCACTGGGTTGGGTCCCACTCTGGAGTTTTACACCCTTTTAAGTCATGACTTGCAAAAGGTCAGCCTTGGAATGTGGAGGTCTTCGACATCGTCAGAAAAACTTGCAATGGAAGTTGATTTAGATGAAAAGAAAAGTAGAAGTGGCGATCCTGGAGATGCAAAGAAAATTGAACAGGATAATGCTACTAATGGAAGAGATCTTGTACAAGCTCCTCTTGGGTTATTTCCGCGCCCATGGCCTCTGAATTCAGATGCTTCTGATGGTAATCAGTTTTCTAAAGTGATCGACTATTTTCGGCTGGTTGGACGAGTTATGGCAAAAGCTCTTCAAGATGGTCGACTTCTGGACCTGCCTTTGTCGACAGCGTTTTATAAGCTGGTGCTTGGCCAA GAGCTTGATTTGCATGATATTCTATCATTCGATAGCGACTTCGGGAAGATTTTGCAAGAATTACAAGTTCTTGTTTGCCGGAAACAACATCTGGAAGAAGTAGGTAGTGACGGTGGTATTGCAGTTACCGATTTACGTTTCCGAGGAACACCGATTGAAGATTTGTGTCTGGATTTTACTGTTCCTGGCTATCCAGAGTACATCTTAAAACCAGGGGAAGAAAAT GTGGATATTACTAACTTGGAAGAATACGTTTCCTTGGTGGTGGATGCTACTGTGAAGACTGGAATCATGCGGCAAGTGGAAGCATTTAGAGCAGGATTTAATCAG GTGTTTGACATTTCATCGCTGCAAATATTTTCTCCACATGAACTAGATTATCTACTATGTGGCCGTCGAGAATTATGGAAG GCTGATACGCTTGTTGATCATATAAAGTTCGACCACGGTTACACTGCCAAGAGCCCTGCCATCGTTAAT TTGCTTGAAATCATGGGAGAATTCACCTCAGAGCAACAGCGTGCCTTCTGTCAGTTCGTAACAGGAGCTCCCAGGCTTCCACCTGGTGGCCTGGCTGTTCTGAACCCCAAGCTAACTATAGTGAGGAAG CTCTCTTCAACCGCTTCAAACACGACATCAAATGGAAATGGTCCTTCAGAATCAGCAGATGATGATTTGCCCAGTGTGATGACTTGTGCTAATTACCTCAAGCTTCCTCCATATTCAACGAAG GCAATTATGTATACGAAACTGCTTTATGCTATCAGTGAGGGGCAGGGATCATTCGATTTATCCTGA